From a region of the Vicinamibacterales bacterium genome:
- a CDS encoding ABC transporter permease yields the protein MSLAWFAARRVAGGAVFALVVASLTLVLARSAPGDAATVAGLDQTDAERAALRAELGLDQPFLVQYGHWLRGLLRLDLGRSTLFRRPVADLVGERFLNTGLLAVVSLVVATAIGVPLGRYAGSRTDRGSRAVRAVSLAVLSVPPLVGALALVYVAAVTGWLPAGGMTSAGVTGVAWAVDLARHLPVPTLALALPLAATLERLQAGAIGEVMGRPFVVASRARGLDVDAAVRRHAWPVSLAPVLGTYGVIVGGLFSGSFVVEIVTAWPGIGRLMMDALRARDVWLVAGCGAAGAVALAIGTTIADVVHAAVDPRVRTRGAR from the coding sequence ATGTCGCTGGCGTGGTTCGCGGCGCGTCGGGTGGCGGGCGGCGCTGTCTTCGCGCTGGTCGTGGCGTCGCTCACGCTGGTGCTCGCCAGGAGTGCCCCCGGCGATGCCGCCACGGTGGCCGGACTGGACCAGACGGACGCGGAGCGGGCGGCGCTGCGCGCCGAGCTCGGCCTCGACCAGCCGTTTCTCGTGCAGTACGGCCACTGGCTCCGCGGGCTGCTCCGGCTGGACCTCGGCCGCTCGACGCTGTTTCGCCGCCCGGTCGCCGACCTGGTGGGCGAGCGCTTCCTCAACACCGGTCTCCTGGCGGTCGTCTCCCTCGTCGTGGCCACGGCCATCGGCGTGCCGCTTGGACGATACGCCGGCTCCAGGACGGACCGCGGGAGCCGTGCCGTGCGCGCCGTGTCGCTGGCCGTGCTCTCCGTGCCCCCGCTCGTCGGTGCCCTCGCGCTGGTCTACGTGGCGGCCGTCACGGGCTGGCTGCCGGCCGGCGGCATGACGTCGGCCGGAGTGACGGGTGTCGCGTGGGCCGTGGACCTCGCGCGGCACCTGCCGGTGCCGACGCTCGCGCTCGCGCTGCCCCTGGCCGCCACGCTGGAGCGTCTGCAGGCCGGCGCCATTGGCGAGGTGATGGGCCGCCCGTTCGTGGTTGCCAGCCGGGCGCGCGGACTCGACGTGGACGCGGCGGTTCGGCGTCACGCCTGGCCAGTGTCCCTCGCGCCCGTCCTCGGCACCTACGGCGTGATCGTCGGCGGCCTGTTCAGCGGCAGCTTCGTGGTGGAGATCGTGACGGCCTGGCCGGGCATCGGACGGCTCATGATGGATGCGCTGCGCGCACGCGACGTCTGGCTCGTCGCCGGCTGCGGCGCCGCTGGCGCGGTGGCGCTCGCGATCGGCACGACGATCGCCGATGTCGTGCACGCCGCCGTCGACCCGCGGGTGCGGACGCGGGGCGCCCGATGA
- a CDS encoding ABC transporter substrate-binding protein: protein MIVVGLVALFWWSDRRPGPGPSRPAVEAPVRGGTLVASLRSEPRSFNRLVSRDYATEFVTLLTQARLVRVNRATQELEPWLAERWTSSPDGLVYTLVLREGLRWSDGEPFTAEDVAFTFAAIADPAVKSVLAGNLLIDDQPLTVATPDSRTVVVTFPKPFGPGLRLLDNFVILPKHRLGRAQADGTMSQAWGPTTPPAEMSGMGPFVLSSYEPGQRLILARNPHYWRRDEAGQPLPYLDGLVVEIVPDQNAELLGLQAGRLDLTQQQLRAEDYARARDLERQGAVRVIEVGVALDPDVFFFNLRPSAWAKDPRRRWLPTDEFRQAISHAVDREAYANTVYLGAAVPVHGPVTPGNRQWFWPDLPRYAFDRSKAEALLASLGLANRDADAFLEDEAGNEARFTVLTFKSNTSLQRGAQVLKESLEAVGIGVDVVPLEPGALIERLMSGSFEAIFFNYVTSDPDPAMQRDFWMSSGSAHIWNIAEPTPATDWERELDDLVTRQAAAVDEAERVRLFRDAQLVFSRHLPALYFAAPRVYVAVSSRVRHEVPTVNRPQLLWSADTLSVVGSAP, encoded by the coding sequence GTGATCGTGGTTGGGCTCGTCGCCCTCTTCTGGTGGAGCGACCGACGGCCTGGCCCCGGCCCGTCACGCCCCGCCGTCGAGGCGCCCGTCCGGGGCGGCACGCTCGTCGCCTCGCTCCGCTCCGAACCCCGGTCGTTCAACCGGCTGGTCTCGCGCGATTACGCGACCGAGTTCGTCACGCTCCTGACGCAGGCCCGCCTGGTGCGGGTCAACCGGGCCACCCAGGAACTCGAGCCGTGGCTGGCGGAGCGCTGGACGTCGTCTCCCGATGGGCTCGTCTACACGCTGGTGTTGCGGGAGGGACTCCGCTGGTCAGACGGCGAGCCGTTCACCGCAGAGGACGTGGCGTTCACGTTCGCCGCCATCGCCGACCCCGCCGTCAAGAGCGTCCTGGCCGGGAACCTCCTGATCGACGATCAGCCGCTCACCGTCGCGACGCCGGACAGCCGCACCGTCGTGGTCACGTTCCCCAAGCCCTTCGGGCCCGGTCTCCGTCTGCTCGACAACTTCGTCATTCTGCCCAAGCACCGTCTCGGACGGGCCCAGGCCGACGGCACGATGTCCCAGGCATGGGGACCGACGACTCCACCGGCCGAGATGAGCGGGATGGGGCCGTTCGTCCTGAGCTCCTACGAGCCGGGACAGCGGCTGATTCTGGCCCGCAACCCCCACTACTGGCGCCGCGACGAGGCCGGCCAGCCCCTGCCGTACCTCGATGGCCTCGTCGTCGAGATCGTGCCCGACCAGAACGCCGAGCTGCTGGGGCTGCAAGCGGGGCGCCTCGACCTCACCCAGCAGCAGCTGCGCGCCGAGGACTACGCCAGGGCCCGGGACCTCGAGCGCCAAGGGGCGGTCCGGGTGATCGAGGTCGGCGTGGCCCTCGACCCGGACGTCTTCTTCTTCAACCTGCGGCCAAGCGCGTGGGCGAAGGACCCTCGTCGGAGGTGGCTGCCCACCGACGAGTTCCGGCAGGCCATCAGCCACGCCGTCGACCGCGAGGCCTACGCCAACACGGTCTACCTGGGCGCGGCCGTCCCCGTGCACGGCCCCGTCACTCCGGGAAACCGCCAGTGGTTCTGGCCGGACCTGCCACGCTACGCGTTCGACCGGTCGAAGGCCGAAGCGCTCCTGGCGAGTCTCGGGCTCGCGAACCGGGACGCCGACGCGTTCCTCGAAGACGAGGCGGGGAACGAGGCGCGCTTCACCGTCCTGACCTTCAAATCCAATACGTCGCTTCAGCGCGGCGCGCAGGTGCTGAAGGAAAGCCTCGAAGCGGTCGGCATCGGCGTGGACGTCGTGCCGCTCGAGCCCGGCGCGCTCATCGAGCGCCTGATGTCCGGCTCGTTCGAGGCGATCTTCTTCAATTACGTCACGTCGGATCCCGATCCTGCGATGCAGCGGGACTTCTGGATGAGCAGCGGCAGCGCGCACATCTGGAACATCGCGGAACCCACGCCGGCCACGGACTGGGAACGCGAGCTGGACGACCTCGTCACGCGCCAGGCCGCCGCCGTCGACGAGGCCGAGCGCGTCCGCCTGTTCCGCGACGCCCAACTCGTGTTCAGCCGGCACCTGCCGGCGCTCTACTTCGCCGCGCCCCGGGTGTACGTCGCCGTCAGCTCCCGTGTGCGACACGAGGTGCCGACCGTGAACCGGCCCCAACTGCTCTGGAGCGCCGACACGCTCAGCGTGGTCGGGTCCGCGCCGTAG